A part of Aegilops tauschii subsp. strangulata cultivar AL8/78 chromosome 2, Aet v6.0, whole genome shotgun sequence genomic DNA contains:
- the LOC109785834 gene encoding uncharacterized protein yields the protein MFVGLSGVELAVQKCLYWPDGRRKKHLASQPIDTTRDFNRQLVEALVDKYNEDHNLLGDLAYEFKDIMCCQSIRDSRFYNHINFTAKVKGADDLNCCTDKLFFAEVMYNQSSSELFVICLCVLDPTANGYCYGCHCNGSPDMKHPSSGYIAGHTSNVSGRSSKINCGKFDDEDNEDELEAQKARLRWLFGGSELKQIRDPHGAEQWRRTAEPALQEPTVFSPRKRARNM from the exons AT GTTTGTGGGATTATCTGGAGTGGAGCTTGCTGTACAAAAGTGCCTTTACTGGCCTGATGGCAGAAGGAAAAAGCATTTGGCGTCCCAACCAATTGATACAACCCGTGATTTTAACCGCCAGCTGGTTGAAGCTCTGGTGGACAAGTATAATGAGGATCACAACCTTTTGGGG GATCTTGCATATGAATTCAAAGATATTATGTGCTGCCAATCAATTAGAGATAGTAGGTTTTACAATCATATCAATTTCACTGCGAAGGTTAAAGGAGCTGATGATTTGAACTGCTGCACTGACAAACTATTCTTTGCTGAAGTCATGTATAATCAATCATCCAGTGAATTGTTTGTCATCTGTTTATGTGTGCTGGATCCTACTGCTAATG GTTACTGTTATGGTTGTCACTGTAATGGAAGTCCTGACATGAAGCACCCAAGTTCTGGTTACATAGCTGGCCACACAAGTAACGTGTCTGGTAGATCTTCTAAGATAAACTGCGGAAAGTTTGATGATGAGGACAATGAGGACGAG CTGGAAGCTCAGAAGGCTAGGTTACGATGGTTGTTTGGG GGCTCTGAGCTGAAGCAAATCAGGGACCCACATGGGGCAGAGCAATGGAGAAGAACAGCTGAGCCAGCATTGCAG GAGCCTACGGTGTTCTCTCCTAGAAAGAGGGCACGTAACATGTAA